A single genomic interval of Penicillium psychrofluorescens genome assembly, chromosome: 2 harbors:
- a CDS encoding uncharacterized protein (ID:PFLUO_002279-T1.cds;~source:funannotate): MSLPMSSQLASLLNGPSELLHYLERSHGVTTKLVQFLAHVNALIDSHTAINADMLDRLELELYLDFPCLSTPATKDSIIIQHALNAFYYATIVYFRRTLRRVPLYDVQELVEKAVQELEAADALTNDRGGCAYNWACFVAAAECERRDLQTRMLAYFDRKSRHGIQNISVLCEIVLALWHRRAKAPPETDIQWQEIAKEADFDIMLV, from the exons ATGAG CTTACCCATGTCATCGCAGCTCGCCTCGCTTCTCAATGGCCCTTCCGAATTACTGCACTACTTGGAACGATCCCATGGGGTAACAACAAAATTAGTCCAGTTCCTCGCCCATGTTAATGCACTTATCGACTCGCACACCGCAATAAATGCCGATATGTTGGATCGTCTCGAGCTGGAACTCTATCTCGATTTTCCGTGCTTGTCCACCCCGGCTACAAAAgactccatcatcatccagcatgcTTTGAATGCGTTCTACTATGCAACAATAGTATACTTTCGCCGAACGTTACGCCGTGTGCCACTGTACGATGTCCAAGAATTGGTCGAAAAGGCTGTTCAAGAATTGGAAGCCGCCGATGCCTTGACAAACGACAGAGGCGGCTGCGCTTACAATTGGGCATGTTTCGTTGCTGCAGCCGAATGTGAACGGCGGGATCTACAGACTCGCATGCTGGCTTATTTCGATCGAAAGAGTCGTCACGGTATTCAGAATATCAGTGTTCTCTGTGAGATAGTGCTGGCACTATGGCATCGACGAGCGAAAGCGCCACCAGAGACAGATATTCAGTGGCAGGAGATTGCGAAGGAGGCAGACTTCGATATCATGCTCGTATAG
- a CDS encoding uncharacterized protein (ID:PFLUO_002280-T1.cds;~source:funannotate): MPIWDSLGGRKQTQGSESYDPSTHQDATSFFSEVAIPDPTKLHPLAGLNQDTLDYLTLEDSALDELPGSRSLLPSRGWSDDLCYGAGTTYLTALTLGGAWGLAEGLNKTPASAPPKIRLNGVLNSITRRGPFLGNSAGVVAMVYNGFNSAIGYARGKHDAANSITAGALSGMLFKSTRGVKPMMISGGIVATIAGAWTVTRKAFF; the protein is encoded by the exons ATGCCCATCTGGGACTCACTCGGCGGTCGCAAACAAACCCAGGGCTCCGAGTCCTACGACCCTTCCACCCACCAGGATgccacctccttcttctccgaggTCGCCATTCCCGACCCGACGAAACTGCATCCACTGGCTGGCTTGAACCAAGACACGCTCGATTACCTCACCCTCGAAGACTCTGCCCTCGATGAACTCCCCGGTTCTCGATCACTTCTGCCATCCCGGGGCTGGTCCGACGACCTTTGTTATGGTGCGGGCACGACCTATCTCACAGCACTCACCCTCGGGGGTGCATGGGGACTCGCGGAGGGACTAAACAAGACACCTGCGTCTGCACCGCCGAAGATCCGTTTAAACGGCGTGCTCAACTCGATTACCCGCCGCGGGCCGTTCCTGGGCAACTCAGCTGGTGTAGTGGCTATGGTGTACAATGGTTTTAACTCAGCCATCGGATACGCGAGGGGCAAACATGATGCTGCTAACAGCATTACGGCGGGTGCTCTGAGCGGAATGCTCTTCAAGAGTACGCGTGGTGTGAAGCCTATGATGATCTCGGGTGGAATCGTGGCCACCATTGCCGGTGCTTGGACC GTCACGAGAAAGGCATTCTTCTAA
- a CDS encoding uncharacterized protein (ID:PFLUO_002281-T1.cds;~source:funannotate): MDEDSSNGAPCAVSVEMDEIAQMVQFVPQKKLQDIARGPLVQYASTCEDNQKVSRVWQSLLQTLSTPSLSHQHTSAACTAVIAFIDSSINSQNEETKRLMLIPDNWLALFGVFLNRYEDAKPKPLRQLLASLTSIVAKHYHGPNRTLIQAKIVEAIIPIIVLGEPRSRLKGCLVCLELFVRKGAILPSELLQLARQWLAPNMERCVSAFGKDSFALFLGTQPTSSITPDELSDETAAKIFVFGLLTQTNNKELASSSGGLLKAFLQRMKTETEAVPELSQQQLSNIWVIPARHLVLQNMNTLETQCNQLLEPLFAVDPSGFRTFIETLPLQSLLQGDMSEAPLDEYVLLFATLRVGKKINLVHDDHGLSDPSGFADSARSTLVLRSEVIGRFLLHREPGIRLAALSLLITAVSTTKPLTPAAFEAMLRGLPSMHADSDSYTRGEVVSLTRKLIVRLKGGIFLKRDSVKGPNPVPGNKVSDLAKTDEETRFFLKSYIHFLEGELCVTASYARHITALKALRLLIESGLDSRTDIKPVKSELENRWKLHMEIFHPGLLRLLLDLILDPFDEVRATSLSIVNQCPQHILMSGLLNTANDQPGATVKLTDAISRAESIASNTSRADNADTVARLYHVIFCAASSSSPADSRWWVTKVSVVDTILQRLEDRLSSPKGMFTSSMREAPLHGYMSGLRYIVLMPNFQALVSAGNGCLVWRSLHDRIVAICDKIWLEVKPVLCIDSPEGHTDEPIEDLSVGPKDILSYSWRALRESSMLLHATMVNQTYGPSGDDGLQRADFEKVGRASFTQLAELRHRGAFSTVSQTFATCCERCSKSDDPSIRELPRQWYQEAKATIFESASKLTRRSAGIPALVTGILCSDPATTFFKEAIEELHEISRLPVEYDKDQQYLELPQVHAMNCLKDIFTSTKLGQYSEPFIMSALTLSAERLGSPIWALRNSGLMLFRALLSKMCRLVSGAGLGFGGSSGSEPGARVSFPKYPGLLELLSRLLTRAEDNASAVGGSTDIVTERVFPALELVGEKIPTFSDNHDTMLRALVLEHMKSPVWGIREHAARVYASLLTRNNILQDVSSLAGISPSAATENYLHGITLCVRYALRRFSSATDLYWTTHIQDFLETIRRVFASILPLARSPAVATVLVEILSDAVERAIKAESEARTATFLDEVFQEFDLQGALTHVFDASHAGWNISSLTRASSLLRRALAWCMTLRMLLSGKWGELTQFYLGVTIFDADAARCILEELDERFGEKKRYRKPLADLYASAILADAPANIKTAAASNLASILEKLLLFEFDTVKGMCLPWGKIGESFRPESNIQLWNRDATDAELRLRGCLLTISIASGEWQPPSSLDGELRCWAGKLRSALSEETEFTSRYAAVASLGSFSRILRIPNYPPRVDPVLLDIYLALYDMLNDDDEELRDLAATTASWVLSYSSVSPDAAVALGPLNASALLAEFIADNFAESLNLTESVVRYITGQQPRISGSDSPSCLLSVSDTVAEHRKESTVLFIEEKQNLFIDGVREVDVWAPTLLRLKESAYKESVVRDLSCWASQGLAFLTELAGESAGQDGFLGWISKPETFTLGVRLIGVASILVAENFPLPNYMSVGQDQLRRQMQSLWVLGEKASFHNEWLSRIQQGLGTGVQNV, from the exons ATGGACGAGGATTCTTCCAACGGTGCACCATGCGCCGTATCTGTCGAAATGGACGAGATCGCACAAATGGTGCAATTTGTGCCCCAAAAGAAACTTCAGGACATCGCCCGAGGCCCGCTCGTTCAGTACGCCTCGACGTGCGAAGATAACCA GAAAGTGAGCCGAGTGTGGCAGTCTCTGCTCCAAACACTGTCGACTCCTTCCCTCTCACATCAGCATACCTCGGCTGCTTGCACTGCGGTCATTGCGTTTATTGATTCCTCGATCAACTCTCAGAATGAGGAGACCAAGCGCCTGATGCTGATACCCGACAATTGGCTAGCCCTGTTTGGTGTTTTCTTGAATCGATACGAAGATGCCAAGCCGAAGCCTTTGAGGCAGTTGCTGGCTTCACTAACCTCCATTGTGGCTAAGCATTATCATGGACCCAACCGCACATTAATCCAGGCCAAGATCGTGGAGGCCATCATTCCTATTATTGTGCTTGGTGAACCGAGATCGCGATTGAAAGGCTGTCTGGTGTGTTTGGAGCTCTTCGTTCGCAAGGGTGCTATTCTCCCTTCCGAGCTCCTCCAGTTGGCCCGCCAGTGGCTCGCACCAAACATGGAAAGATGCGTCTCTGCTTTTGGAAAGGACTCTTTTGCCCTATTTCTCGGCACTCAACCCACCAGCAGTATCACGCCGGACGAATTGTCCGACGAAACGGCGGCAAAAATCTTCGTCTTTGGGCTCCTCACTCAAACCAACAACAAGGAATTGGCGTCCTCATCAGGTGGGCTGTTGAAAGCTTTCCTACAGAGGATGAAGACTGAGACCGAAGCTGTCCCTGAATTATCACAGCAACAGTTGTCGAATATTTGGGTCATCCCTGCCAGGCACTTGGTACTTCAGAATATGAATACTCTCGAAACACAGTGCAACCAGCTTTTGGAGCCTTTATTTGCCGTTGATCCTAGCGGATTTCGGACCTTTATTGAGACGCTCCCTTTGCAAAGCCTGCTGCAGGGTGATATGTCAGAAGCTCCACTCGACGAATACGTGTTGTTATTTGCTACTCTTCGAGTTGGCAAGAAAATCAATCTTGTCCACGATGACC ACGGACTCTCCGACCCTAGTGGGTTCGCAGATAGTGCGAGATCGACACTCGTGCTGAGAAGCGAGGTCATTGGCAGGTTCTTGCTCCACCGGGAGCCTGGTATTCGACTTGCTGCCTTATCACTGCTCATCACAGCTGTTTCAACGACGAAGCCGCTCACGCCGGCGGCTTTTGAAGCCATGCTACGAGGGCTGCCATCCATGCACGCCGACTCAGATTCCTACACAAGAGGCGAGGTGGTGAGCTTAACGCGAAAGCTTATTGTCCGTCTTAAAGGTGGAATCTTCCTGAAGCGTGATTCTGTAAAGGGCCCAAATCCAGTTCCTGGGAACAAAGTTTCCGACCTGGCCAAAACTGATGAAGAGACAAGGTTTTTCCTCAAGTCATATATTCACTTCCTGGAGGGAGAACTTTGTGTCACGGCGTCGTACGCACGTCATATAACAGCATTGAAAGCACTGAGGTTGTTGATCGAGTCTGGCCTTGACTCTCGGACTGACATCAAACCGGTGAAATCAGAACTTGAAAACCGCTGGAAATTGCACATGGAAATTTTCCATCCTGGTTTACTCCGTCTTCTACTGGACCTGATCCTTGATCCCTTCGATGAGGTGCGAGCAACGTCGTTGTCGATAGTGAACCAGTGCCCTCAGCATATCTTGATGAGTGGTCTTCTTAACACGGCCAACGATCAACCTGGTGCAACTGTGAAACTGACGGATGCTATTTCTCGTGCCGAGAGTATTGCAAGTAACACAAGCCGGGCTGACAATGCTGACACGGTGGCTCGTCTATATCATGTTATCTTCTGCGCCGCTTCAAGCAGTAGCCCTGCTGATTCGAGGTGGTGGGTAACTAAAGTCTCAGTCGTTGACACTATTCTGCAAAGACTGGAAGATCGACTATCGTCTCCCAAGGGGATGTTCACGTCCTCCATGCGAGAGGCGCCACTTCATGGCTACATGTCTGGACTGAGATATATCGTTCTAATGCCCAACTTCCAGGCCTTGGTATCGGCTGGAAATGGCTGCCTTGTTTGGAGATCTCTTCACGATCGAATTGTTGCTATATGCGATAAGATATGGCTGGAAGTCAAGCCGGTGCTGTGCATTGACTCACCTGAAGGCCACACCGATGAGCCCATCGAAGATCTTTCAGTGGGACCCAAGGATATTCTATCATATTCGTGGAGAGCACTCCGCGAGTCTAGTATGTTGCTGCATGCTACGATGGTCAATCAGACATACGGTCCATCAGGGGACGATGGACTACAGCgagccgatttcgagaaaGTGGGCCGAGCAAGCTTTACACAACTCGCTGAACTCCGGCATCGCGGTGCCTTCTCGACGGTATCACAGACGTTCGCCACCTGCTGTGAAAGATGCAGTAAATCTGACGATCCTTCAATTCGGGAACTTCCTCGGCAGTGGTACCAGGAAGCCAAAGCAACCATATTTGAATCGGCCTCGAAGCTCACACGCCGCTCTGCTGGTATACCAGCACTGGTTACCGGTATTCTGTGTTCCGACCCAGCAACAACATTCTTCAAGGAAGCCATAGAGGAGCTCCACGAGATCTCCCGTCTTCCGGTGGAGTACGACAAAGATCAGCAGTATTTGGAATTGCCTCAGGTTCACGCAATGAACTGCCTGAAAGATATCTTCACGAGCACCAAGCTTGGCCAATATTCTGAACCGTTCATCATGTCGGCTCTTACTCTGTCTGCGGAGCGGCTGGGATCACCAAT TTGGGCACTTCGAAACTCAGGCCTGATGCTCTTCCGTGCCTTGTTGAGCAAGATGTGCCGTTTGGTTTCCGGGGCCGGATTAGGCTTCGGTGGTAGCTCTGGCTCGGAGCCTGGCGCCAGAGTTTCCTTTCCCAAGTACCCGGGTCTGCTCGAGCTTTTGTCCCGTCTTCTTACCCGTGCTGAAGACAATGCGTCAGCTGTGGGAGGCAGTACAGATATTGTAACTGAGCGTGTCTTCCCAGCCCTAGAGTTGGTTGGTGAGAAAATCCCGACGTTCTCTGACAACCATGACACAATGTTGCGTGCACTGGTCCTCGAGCATATGAAGAGCCCCGTTTGGGGAATTAGAGAACATGCGGCTCGCGTATATGCCTCTCTTCTCACTCGTAACAACATCTTACAGGATGTGTCCAGCCTCGCAGGAATTTCTCCATCAGCCGCCACGGAGAATTATCTTCATGGAATAACCCTTTGTGTCCGATATGCTCTGCGCCGTTTCTCGTCTGCCACTGATCTGTACTGGACGACACATATTCAAGATTTTCTGGAAACAATACGTCGGGTGTTTGCATCCATCCTTCCGCTGGCCAGGTCCCCAGCTGTTGCCACTGTTTTGGTTGAGATTCTGAGTGATGCAGTGGAACGGGCAATCAAAGCAGAGAGTGAGGCTAGAACTGCGACTTTCCTTGATGAGGTTTTCCAGGAATTTGATCTCCAGGGCGCCCTAACTCACGTCTTCGATGCCTCCCATGCTGGCTGGAACATTTCTAGCTTGACCCGTGCATCATCTTTGCTTCGGAGAGCGCTTGCTTGGTGCATGACACTGCGGATGCTTCTTTCAGGAAAATGGGGAGAACTTACTCAATTTTATCTTGGGGTAACAATATTCGACGCCGACGCTGCTAGGTGCATTTTGGAGGAGCTTGACGAGCGTTTTGGCGAGAAGAAAAGATACAGAAAGCCGCTGGCTGATCTTTACGCCTCTGCTATTCTAGCAGACGCCCCTGCGAATATCAAGACAGCGGCTGCATCGAATCTGGCCTCTATTCTTGAGAAGTTGCTATTGTTTGAGTTTGATACTGTCAAAGGCATGTGTTTGCCATGGGGGAAGATTGGAGAAAGCTTTCGGCCCGAGTCCAACATCCAGTTATGGAACCGAGACGCAACGGATGCAGAACTTCGTCTCCGTGGTTGCCTTCTGACGATCAGTATCGCTTCTGGAGAGTGGCAGCCTCCATCATCGCTCGATGGAGAGCTTCGCTGCTGGGCAGGCAAGTTGCGATCTGCCCTGAGTGAAGAAACC GAATTTACGTCGCGATATGCTGCAGTGGCATCTCTCGGCAGCTTTTCCAGGATCCTCCGAATCCCAAATTACCCGCCGAGAGTTGACCCCGTCTTGTTGGACATATACCTTGCTCTATATGACATGCtcaatgacgatgatgaggagcTTCGCGACTTGGCCGCAACTACCGCGTCCTGGGTTCTCTCCTATTCCTCTGTATCACCAGATGCGGCTGTTGCTCTCGGGCCGTTGAATGCCAGTGCACTTTTAGCCGAGTTCATCGCTGATAACTTTGCTGAATCTCTCAATCTCACTGAGAGTGTGGTGCGATACATTACTGGGCAGCAGCCCCGCATCAGTGGCTCTGACAGCCCATCGTGCCTGCTCTCCGTGTCAGATACAGTGGCGGAACACCGGAAAGAGAGCACCGTCTTGTTCATAGAGGAAAAGCAGAACTTATTCATTGATGGAGTTCGAGAAGTGGATGTGTGGGCCCCAACACTTCTGCGCCTCAAGGAATCCGCGTACAAAGAGAGCGTCGTGCGTGATCTCTCGTGCTGGGCTTCCCAGGGATTAGCGTTTCTCACCGAGCTCGCCGGCGAAAGTGCAGGGCAAGATGGCTTTTTGGGATGGATCTCGAAGCCCGAGACCTTTACCTTGGGAGTGCGGCTGATTGGAGTTGCTTCTATCCTGGTGGCAGAGAACTTCCCTTTGCCAAACTATATGAGTGTTGGGCAGGATCAGCTGCGCAGACAGATGCAGTCTCTCTGGGTACTAGGAGAAAAGGCCTCGTTTCACAACGAGTGGCTGTCAAGGATTCAGCAGGGACTGGGAACTGGCGTTCAAAATGTATAG
- a CDS encoding uncharacterized protein (ID:PFLUO_002282-T1.cds;~source:funannotate), whose amino-acid sequence MQGNEIIATIIGVGLGVVGIGWAIYCWYRHRVSTGVFISQVHDRLALDRRDHDVERGDYGSYLPRYDRRGWVRTVRVEPQPRLREPEYVILRQFRSPGDRVPEWDTRPKQQSKQCNQQQGTKKQNQQQGKQKNQNKQQNQQPQQQKGKQNQQKKDHVQQQQHSRAQSPVKWQSGSRTPTKGASDHGWDNVNDKNTDNNGADVWAQEAGGNTNTEWDQGAKGEQTEQIFNKW is encoded by the coding sequence ATGCAAGGAAACGAGATCATCGCAACCATCATTGGAGTCGGGCTGGGCGTGGTCGGCATCGGCTGGGCCATTTACTGTTGGTACCGACACCGTGTGAGCACTGGGGTCTTTATCAGCCAAGTGCATGACCGACTGGCTCTAGACCGTCGTGATCATGATGTGGAACGGGGAGACTATGGGTCCTATCTGCCTCGGTACGATCGACGCGGCTGGGTGCGCACCGTCCGAGTCGAGCCCCAGCCCAGACTGCGCGAGCCTGAATATGTGATTCTACGACAGTTTCGATCGCCTGGAGATCGGGTACCGGAATGGGACACGCGCCcgaagcagcagagcaaGCAGTGCAATCAGCAGCAAGGGACGAAGAAACAGAATCAACAGCAGGGGAAGCAAAAGAACCAAAACAagcagcagaaccagcagccgcagcagcaaaagGGCAAGCAGAATCAGCAGAAAAAAGACCACGttcaacaacagcagcactCCCGGGCACAGTCGCCTGTCAAATGGCAGTCTGGATCCAGGACTCCTACGAAGGGTGCATCGGACCATGGGTGGGACAATGTCAACGACAAGAATACTGACAACAATGGGGCCGACGTGTGGGCGCAGGAAGCAGGTGGGAATACAAATACTGAATGGGATCAGGGGGCTAAGGGGgagcagacggagcagaTCTTCAACAAGTGGTAG
- a CDS encoding uncharacterized protein (ID:PFLUO_002283-T1.cds;~source:funannotate) produces MWNDEDNNPYGAFDQSHLSDSLHSAALSPPLDAHDPTPPSSRDSDLDPPDYLSRAEDLSDPEAEEDAADYAAASQQYPRKSVYDSRVEQILYENPEAPILITDAGKNHEGGGGYIVYTIRTADLEVRRRYSEFASLRQTLVNLHPTLIVPPIPEKHSMADYAAKPTKAKEDTAIIELRKRMLAVFLNRCRRMKEIREDGVWWRFLDPNVSWGEVLLAHPASSVPKNNLKAPPLDPAHPTAAHGWLPIPSTSAKLKATGGVSTTPASPTSPSESSEGPPPATPGPEILGRFPPESRKLSELELDPYFINFEASTRELELLLQGNIEKVSRRTLSHLSSLSADLMELGARYNGFSLSEQSPTVAAAVERIGQAADTSYIETEELSSALSASFSEPMRESAQFASVVRGVLRYRVLKRVQQEMTRDELEKKKTLLDSLERSELEAKRIEQYLNRSAPAGGPKPQRSLSTSSTVSSEAGSATEASGESEFPPTHGESISSPPMSPGAGHGRSDSSPSASPAHRKSSSGTFVANKIFGRISHAIHGFADVDPERTRRDQIGKTKESLIQLEQALEVSEKDVKDASAGVLQDLKRFQKDKEADLRRYMVAYARCHLDWARKNLETWTEASDEVDKIVAR; encoded by the exons ATGTGGAACGACGAGGACAACAACCCCTACGGGGCTTTTGACCAGTCCCATCTGTCGGACTCGCTTCATTCGGCCGCCCTCTCTCCCC CTCTCGATGCTCATGATCCCACCCCTCCCTCCAGCCGAGACTCCGATCTCGACCCACCCGACTACCTCTCTCGTGCAGAAGATCTCAGCGACCcggaagccgaggaggacgcGGCCGATTATGCCGCCGCCAGCCAACAATACCCCCGGAAGAGCGTCTACGATAGTCGCGTCGAGCAGATCCTCTACGAGAACCCCGAGGCACCCATTCTCATTACAGATGCAGGCAAAAATCATGAAGGGGGCGGGGGCTATATCGTTTACACAATCCGGACGGCG GATCTCGAAGTTCGTCGCCGTTACTCTGAATTCGCATCGCTACGGCAAACCCTCGTCAATCTCCATCCCACTCTAATTGTTCCGCCAATCCCGGAAAAGCATAGTATGGCCGACTACGCCGCCAAAcccaccaaggccaaggaagaTACCGCAATCATCGAGCTCCGGAAACGCATGCTGGCCGTGTTCTTGAACCGGTGTCGTCGTATGAAAGAGATCCGCGAAGACGGAGTGTGGTGGCGGTTCCTCGACCCGAACGTGAGCTGG GGTGAGGTGCTACTTGCTCATCCCGCGTCCTCGGTCCCTAAGAACAATCTCAAGGCGCCACCCCTTGATCCCGCTCATCCGACGGCGGCCCACGGCTGGCTGCCAATACCATCTACCTCTGCAAAGCTAAAGGCAACGGGTGGAGTCAGCACGACTCCTGCATCTCCTACCTCCCCTTCTGAATCGAGCGAGGGACCTCCACCGGCCACACCCGGCCCCGAAATTCTAGGCCGCTTCCCGCCCGAGTCACGGAAGCTCAGCGAACTGGAGCTGGATCCATACTTTATCAACTTCGAGGCCTCCACccgggagctggagctgctaTTGCAAGGCAACATTGAGAAAGTCAGCCGTCGAACATTATCGCACCTATCCTCGCTGTCTGCTGATCTCATGGAACTTGGCGCTCGCTACAATGGATTCTCCTTGTCCGAGCAATCGCCGACAGTGGCCGCGGCCGTGGAGCGCATCGGTCAGGCTGCGGACACTTCCTACATTGAAACCGAAGAACTATCATCGGCTCTGAGCGCGAGCTTCTCCGAGCCCATGCGCGAGAGTGCGCAGTTTGCCAGCGTGGTGCGCGGAGTTCTGCGATACCGGGTGCTTAAGCGAGTCCAACAAGAGATGACTCGTGacgagttggagaagaagaaaacccTTCTTGACTCTCTCGAGCGAAGTGAGCTAGAAGCCAAACGCATCGAGCAATATCTGAACCGCAGCGCTCCCGCGGGGGGTCCTAAGCCTCAGCGCTCGCTGTCCACTTCGTCCACCGTAAGCAGCGAAGCGGGAAGCGCAACTGAAGCATCGGGCGAATCTGAATTTCCGCCCACCCATGGCGAGTCGATCAGCTCTCCACCCATGTCGCCAGGAGCCGGGCACGGGCGGTCCGACTCGTCACCATCCGCCTCGCCGGCGCATCGCAAATCATCCAGCGGGACGTTCGTCGCGAACAAGATCTTTGGGCGTATCAGTCACGCGATCCATGGGTTCGCGGATGTGGACCCCGAACGAACCCGTCGGGACCAGATTGGGAAGACCAAGGAGAGTCTCATCCAG TTGGAACAAGCACTCGAGGTGTCCGAGAAAGACGTCAAAGACGCGAGCGCCGGGGTGCTCCAGGATCTCAAACGCTTCCAGAAGGACAAAGAAGCCGATCTGCGGCGATACATG GTCGCATATGCGCGGTGCCACTTGGACTGGGCGCGGAAGAATCTAGAGACGTGGACCGAGGCCAGCGACGAGGTAGACAAGATTGTGGCACGATAG
- a CDS encoding uncharacterized protein (ID:PFLUO_002284-T1.cds;~source:funannotate): MLPLLAFVCFFSVVFGLSIRQIPNEQPNTPVFPPTRQTQQHTHDPTIIRVGDVYYLYNVGQHIFIHTAPSMAGPWQKIGSVMDANSMINKGDRAVPWAPSVIAVGETYYCFYSVSRAGCRDSAIGVATSASPGPGDWQDHGVVVQSGTGEDSDLYPYNQSNTIDPSVMVTADGQGYLTFGSYWMGIYQVPLTPDLLRPASTAESDVRHLAYDPIALSKPNANANMVCGDPTGPHAIEGAFISYNRGYYYLWFSHGRCCDLRADKLPPAGQEYSIRVGRSTSLRGPFTDKTGTDLLDGGGTIVYGSNGDVYAPGGQGVLRDGDTDVLYYHYLNTTVGIAFSDAMLGFNPLNYVNGWPVAMP; this comes from the exons ATGCTTCCGCTATTGGCCTTCGTTTGTTTCTTCTCGGTTGTGTTTGGTCTGAGTATCAGGCAGATTCCGAATGAGCAGCCGAACACACCGGTGTTTCCTCCGACTCGTCAAACCCAGCAACATACACATGATCCCACCATCATCCGGGTCGGTGATGTGTATTATCTTTACAATGTCGGCCAGCATATCTTCATCCACACCGCGCCTAGCATGGCCGGTCCCTGGCAGAAGATCGGCAGTGTTATGGATGCCAACAGTATGATCAATAAAGGCGACCGTGCCGTGCCGTGGGCTCCGTCCgtcatcgccgtcggcgAGACGTACTACTGCTTCTACAGTGTCAGCAGGGCTGGCTGCCGGGACAGTGCGATCGGGGTAGCAACATCCGCCTCACCAGGCCCTGGAGATTGGCAAGATCATGGGGTTGTCGTGCAATCCGGTACGGGGGAAGACTCCGACCTCTATCCGTACAACCAGTCGAATACGATCGATCCCAGTGTCATGGTCACCGCGGATGGGCAGGGATATCTTACTTTCGGGAGCTATTGGATGGGCATCTACCAGGTTCCTTTGACACCGGATTTGTTGCGACCTGCCAGCACAGCCGAGTCAGACGTGCGCCATCTGGCCTATGACCCCATTGCGCTCAGCAAGCCGAATGCGAACGCCAATATGGTATGCGGCGACCCGACAGGCCCGCATGCTATCGAAGGCGCTTTTATATCGTATAACAGAGGTTATTACTATCTATGGTTCAGCCATGGCCGATGCTGCGATTTACGAGCGGATAAGCTCCCACCCGCAGGGCAGGA ATACAGCATCCGTGTGGGCCGATCCACCAGCCTGCGCGGTCCCTTTACCGACAAAACGGGCACGGATCTCCTTGACGGCGGAGGAACCATCGTCTACGGCTCCAATGGAGATGTTTATGCCCCCGGTGGCCAAGGCGTGCTCCGTGATGGCGACACTGACGTCTTATATTACCACTATT TGAATACTACCGTTGGCATCGCATTCTCG GATGCTATGCTAGGATTTAATCCTCTCAACTACGTCAATGGGTGGCCTGTCGCCATGCCTTGA